From Vibrio fortis, a single genomic window includes:
- the napA gene encoding periplasmic nitrate reductase subunit alpha: MKMTRRAFVKANAAASAAAVAGVTLPATAANLIASSDETKIKWDKAPCRFCGTGCSVLVGTQNGKVVATQGDPEAPVNKGLNCIKGYFLSKIMYGKDRLNTPLLRMKDGKFHKDGDFAPVSWDQAFDVMAEKWKEALAKKGPTSVGMFGSGQWTVMEGYAAAKMMKAGFRSNNIDPNARHCMASAVVGFMRTFGIDEPMGCYDDFEHADSFVLWGSNMAEMHPILWTRITDRRLSHPHVKVNVLSTYYHRSFELADQGYIFNPQSDLAIANFIANYIIENDAVNWDFVNKHTNFKQADTDIGYGLRDEDPLQQAAANPNSGKMTSISFEEYKKSVAPYTVEKASEISGVEPEKLIELAKQYADPNTKVMSLWTMGMNQHTRGVWMNSLVYNIHLLVGKIATPGNSPFSLTGQPSACGTAREVGTFAHRLPADMVVMNPKHREYAEKIWDIPTGVIPPKPGYHAVLQDRMLNDGKLNAYWVMCNNNMQAGPNINNERLPGYRNPENFIVCSDPYPTATAQAADLILPTAMWIEKEGAYGNAERRTQAWYQQVPAVEGAKSDLWQIMEFTKRFKMEEIWTEEQLALAPQWRGKSMYDMLFANGKVNKYPLSEAQELNDDAQAAGFYIQKGLFEEYAAFGRDHGHDLAPYDVYHTVRGLRWPVVDGKETLWRYKEGSDPYAKEGSGWDFYGKPDGKALIISAPYEAPPEAPDSEFDMWLCTGRVLEHWHTGTMTRRVPELYKAVPDAVCYMHPADAKARGVRRGEEVLISNKRGEVRVRVETRGRNRPPQGLVFVPFFDARILINKLILDATDPLSKQTDFKKCPVKITKVA; the protein is encoded by the coding sequence ATGAAAATGACAAGACGTGCGTTTGTGAAAGCAAACGCGGCTGCATCAGCAGCAGCCGTTGCGGGTGTAACTCTACCAGCAACAGCAGCTAACCTGATCGCAAGCTCAGATGAAACAAAAATCAAGTGGGATAAAGCGCCTTGTCGTTTTTGTGGTACGGGTTGTTCGGTACTAGTAGGTACCCAAAATGGTAAAGTGGTTGCGACTCAAGGCGACCCAGAAGCACCAGTAAACAAAGGCCTTAACTGTATCAAAGGCTACTTCCTTTCAAAAATCATGTACGGTAAGGATCGTCTAAACACGCCTCTACTTCGCATGAAAGATGGTAAATTCCATAAAGATGGTGATTTCGCACCAGTATCTTGGGACCAAGCGTTCGACGTAATGGCCGAGAAATGGAAAGAAGCACTGGCTAAGAAAGGCCCAACATCTGTTGGTATGTTCGGTTCTGGTCAATGGACAGTAATGGAAGGTTACGCTGCTGCAAAAATGATGAAAGCAGGTTTCCGTTCTAACAACATCGATCCAAACGCTCGTCACTGTATGGCATCTGCTGTAGTAGGTTTCATGCGTACGTTCGGTATTGATGAACCAATGGGTTGTTACGATGACTTCGAACACGCAGACTCTTTCGTTCTGTGGGGTTCTAACATGGCAGAGATGCACCCTATCCTATGGACTCGTATTACTGACCGTCGCTTAAGCCATCCACATGTTAAAGTAAACGTACTGTCTACTTACTACCACCGTTCTTTTGAGCTAGCAGACCAAGGTTATATCTTTAACCCACAATCTGACCTTGCGATTGCAAACTTCATCGCTAACTACATCATTGAAAACGACGCTGTAAACTGGGATTTCGTAAACAAACATACGAACTTCAAGCAAGCTGATACTGACATCGGTTACGGCCTACGTGATGAAGATCCACTACAGCAAGCTGCTGCGAATCCAAACTCTGGCAAAATGACATCTATCTCTTTCGAAGAGTACAAGAAGTCTGTTGCGCCTTACACAGTTGAAAAAGCTTCTGAAATTTCAGGCGTTGAGCCAGAGAAGCTAATTGAGCTAGCAAAACAATACGCGGATCCAAACACGAAAGTAATGTCTCTATGGACTATGGGTATGAACCAACATACTCGTGGTGTATGGATGAACAGCCTTGTTTACAACATCCACCTATTGGTTGGTAAGATTGCTACTCCAGGTAACAGCCCGTTCTCTCTAACAGGTCAACCATCTGCATGTGGTACTGCTCGTGAAGTAGGTACGTTTGCTCACCGTCTACCAGCAGATATGGTAGTAATGAATCCTAAGCACCGTGAGTACGCAGAGAAAATCTGGGACATCCCCACTGGTGTTATCCCGCCAAAACCGGGTTACCACGCCGTTCTTCAAGACCGCATGCTAAACGACGGTAAGCTAAATGCTTACTGGGTAATGTGTAACAACAACATGCAAGCTGGTCCAAACATCAACAATGAACGTCTACCGGGTTACCGTAACCCAGAGAACTTCATTGTATGTTCTGACCCATACCCAACAGCAACAGCTCAAGCAGCTGACCTGATTCTTCCAACAGCAATGTGGATCGAGAAAGAAGGTGCTTACGGTAACGCAGAGCGTCGTACCCAAGCTTGGTACCAACAAGTTCCTGCTGTAGAAGGCGCGAAGTCAGACCTATGGCAAATCATGGAGTTCACTAAACGCTTCAAGATGGAAGAGATCTGGACTGAAGAGCAGCTAGCTCTAGCGCCTCAATGGCGTGGTAAGTCAATGTACGACATGCTTTTCGCTAACGGTAAAGTAAACAAATACCCACTATCTGAAGCTCAAGAGCTGAATGATGATGCGCAAGCAGCTGGTTTCTACATCCAAAAAGGTCTGTTCGAAGAGTACGCTGCCTTTGGTCGCGACCACGGACACGATTTAGCACCTTACGATGTTTACCACACTGTACGTGGTCTACGTTGGCCTGTTGTTGACGGCAAAGAAACACTTTGGCGTTACAAAGAAGGTTCTGATCCATATGCGAAAGAAGGTTCAGGTTGGGACTTCTACGGTAAGCCAGATGGCAAAGCACTGATCATCTCTGCACCATATGAAGCGCCACCAGAAGCACCAGATTCTGAATTCGACATGTGGCTGTGTACAGGCCGTGTTCTTGAACACTGGCACACAGGTACTATGACTCGTCGTGTTCCTGAGCTTTACAAAGCAGTTCCAGATGCAGTGTGTTACATGCACCCTGCTGATGCGAAAGCTCGTGGCGTTCGTCGTGGTGAAGAAGTTCTTATTTCTAACAAGCGCGGTGAAGTGCGAGTTCGTGTTGAAACTCGTGGCCGTAACCGTCCGCCACAAGGCTTGGTATTCGTACCATTCTTTGATGCGCGCATTCTGATCAACAAGCTGATCCTTGATGCAACTGACCCACTATCGAAGCAAACAGACTTCAAGAAGTGTCCAGTTAAAATCACAAAAGTCGCTTAA
- a CDS encoding chaperone NapD has protein sequence MSLNEVHISSLVVHVSPEHLSEIKAEIEKFDNAEIYGDSPEGKIIVVLETENQGFVTDTIEAINNIQNVLGTALVYHQVETGLDELESDTGSNNSQIEGEV, from the coding sequence ATGTCGCTAAACGAAGTACATATCTCAAGTTTAGTCGTGCATGTGAGCCCAGAGCATCTCTCCGAAATCAAAGCAGAAATTGAGAAATTCGACAACGCTGAGATTTATGGCGACAGCCCTGAAGGCAAGATCATCGTAGTGTTAGAAACAGAAAATCAAGGTTTTGTTACTGATACTATTGAAGCAATTAACAATATACAGAACGTATTAGGCACTGCTTTGGTTTACCACCAAGTTGAAACAGGCCTAGACGAGTTAGAATCAGACACTGGAAGCAATAATTCTCAAATCGAGGGTGAAGTATGA
- the napF gene encoding ferredoxin-type protein NapF, with translation MLDLSKRRLFSRKKVDLSQIRLPWIKELSQFTDDCTRCGKCIDKCETSIIVLGDGGFPTVDFSIDECSFCYQCADVCPEPIFKNEQETPWQAKASISDKCLAQKNVECRSCGDMCEPMAIQFQLRAGGVALPKIDLDECSGCGACVAVCPTSAILVSNA, from the coding sequence GTGCTAGATTTATCAAAACGGCGTCTGTTTTCACGTAAAAAGGTCGACTTAAGCCAAATCCGCTTACCCTGGATTAAAGAGCTAAGCCAATTTACTGATGACTGTACTCGCTGTGGAAAGTGCATCGATAAATGTGAAACGAGCATCATCGTTTTGGGAGATGGTGGTTTTCCTACTGTCGACTTCTCAATTGATGAATGCAGCTTCTGTTACCAATGTGCCGATGTTTGTCCCGAACCCATTTTTAAAAATGAACAAGAAACACCTTGGCAAGCTAAAGCGTCTATTTCAGACAAGTGTTTAGCCCAAAAGAATGTTGAATGCCGCAGTTGCGGTGATATGTGTGAGCCAATGGCCATACAGTTTCAACTAAGAGCTGGTGGTGTGGCTCTACCAAAAATCGATTTAGATGAGTGTAGCGGATGTGGTGCTTGCGTAGCAGTTTGCCCGACTTCAGCTATCCTTGTGAGTAATGCATAA
- the narQ gene encoding nitrate/nitrite two-component system sensor histidine kinase NarQ: MLIKPVSSLTSTIAKSLLFILLLSVATTGFAIFTLASSLNDAEAVNVAGSMRMQSYRLAHDIQVQSIDYDEHIREFEASLYSESMAALVGWEVPTHITEDYYLIIGRWHELKQVLNSSDRQHYLVLVENFVSEIDGFVFKLQEFSENKLIKLAWAGGIGLGGILVISLFVVHFVRKQVVKPLHALVAASHRIKNSDFEVHLEVTNNNELGILTKTFNSMTRDLGALYRNLEDVVDAKTKELQSANQSLQALYNSSQELRVTRVSPENFRAILQHLVSLEDIESLRLEILDTSGRSFVLDEGYDENSHYEKFEMKLDDSEITLGYLYCCYHHGHSTKALIDNFIRLLSRAVYYNIAQKQAEQLIIMEERATIARELHDSLAQSLSYLKIQVTLLKRVIGKLPEHKHREQSEQIALELGNGLAEAYTQLRELLTTFRLSIKEGNFGDALSTMLEQLSERTDGTINLTNNLSSIELDAHSQVHLLQLIREATVNAIKHANADLIDVCCNDENGEVLVVIKDNGDGFDHSASKVNHYGMSIMQERAARLNGELTIETAKGKGCTVILKYKSLKEVNLDDL; this comes from the coding sequence TTGCTTATTAAACCCGTTTCATCACTTACCAGTACTATTGCTAAGTCGCTGCTTTTCATCTTACTTTTGTCGGTAGCGACAACAGGGTTCGCGATCTTCACTTTAGCATCGAGCCTCAATGATGCTGAGGCAGTCAATGTAGCGGGTTCTATGCGAATGCAGAGCTACCGTTTGGCTCACGATATTCAAGTACAATCAATCGACTACGACGAGCATATACGAGAGTTCGAAGCATCTCTGTACTCTGAGTCGATGGCGGCCTTAGTCGGTTGGGAAGTTCCGACGCACATCACAGAAGACTACTATTTGATCATTGGTCGATGGCATGAATTGAAACAGGTACTGAATAGCTCAGACAGACAGCACTACTTAGTATTGGTCGAAAACTTCGTTTCTGAAATTGATGGATTCGTATTTAAGCTTCAAGAATTTTCTGAAAACAAGCTCATCAAATTGGCGTGGGCTGGTGGTATCGGACTGGGTGGGATTCTAGTCATATCTCTTTTTGTTGTTCATTTTGTCCGTAAACAAGTTGTTAAACCACTGCATGCCTTGGTGGCTGCGAGCCATAGAATCAAAAACAGCGACTTTGAAGTTCACTTGGAAGTCACAAATAACAATGAGCTTGGGATCTTAACTAAGACCTTCAACTCGATGACTCGAGATCTGGGCGCACTTTATCGAAACCTAGAAGATGTCGTAGATGCGAAAACGAAAGAGTTGCAAAGCGCTAACCAATCACTGCAAGCGCTCTATAACTCATCTCAAGAATTGCGTGTGACTCGGGTCTCGCCAGAAAACTTTAGAGCTATTCTTCAACATCTAGTGAGCTTGGAAGATATTGAGTCATTGAGGTTAGAGATCTTAGATACGTCAGGGCGCTCATTTGTACTCGATGAAGGGTATGACGAGAATTCGCATTACGAAAAGTTCGAAATGAAGCTTGATGACAGTGAAATCACGTTAGGTTATTTGTATTGTTGCTATCACCATGGGCATTCAACAAAAGCGCTAATTGATAACTTTATTCGCCTACTTTCTCGTGCGGTATACTATAACATTGCACAGAAACAGGCAGAGCAACTGATTATTATGGAAGAACGTGCGACGATTGCACGTGAACTTCATGACTCGCTAGCTCAGTCACTGTCTTATTTGAAAATTCAAGTTACTCTTTTAAAGCGAGTAATAGGCAAACTCCCAGAACATAAACACAGAGAGCAGTCAGAACAGATTGCGCTAGAGCTGGGGAATGGGCTTGCAGAAGCTTATACTCAATTGAGAGAGTTGTTGACGACCTTTAGGTTATCAATCAAAGAGGGTAATTTCGGAGATGCTTTGAGCACCATGCTTGAGCAACTCAGTGAAAGAACAGATGGCACGATTAATCTAACCAATAATCTGTCGTCGATTGAACTTGATGCGCATAGCCAAGTTCATTTGCTTCAATTGATCCGAGAAGCAACCGTAAATGCAATAAAGCACGCCAATGCCGATTTAATCGATGTATGTTGTAACGATGAAAATGGCGAAGTATTAGTCGTGATAAAGGATAACGGAGATGGTTTTGACCATAGTGCCTCTAAGGTGAATCACTATGGCATGAGTATAATGCAGGAGCGCGCGGCAAGGCTGAATGGCGAATTAACGATTGAAACAGCGAAAGGTAAGGGCTGTACAGTCATTCTAAAGTATAAAAGTTTGAAGGAAGTTAATCTTGACGATTTGTAA
- a CDS encoding response regulator encodes MTICKVMLVDDHPLMRRGISQLLSFEDEFEVVGEASNGTDAVAMAHEQDPDLILLDLNMKGMSGLDTLKALRTDGSSANIVILTVSDSPADIEAIVKAGADGYLLKDTEPDELIDLLKKAHSGDKAYSSVVANYLSDAASREDIFDQLTEREMQILQEVAKGYRNKQIADHLFISESTVKVHMKSLLKKLQVASRTAATVLYLERYGEMK; translated from the coding sequence TTGACGATTTGTAAAGTAATGTTGGTCGATGACCACCCGTTGATGCGCCGTGGTATCAGCCAGCTACTCAGCTTTGAAGATGAGTTTGAAGTAGTCGGAGAAGCAAGCAACGGCACTGATGCAGTCGCAATGGCTCATGAACAAGATCCTGATCTAATCCTATTGGATCTTAATATGAAGGGTATGTCTGGTTTAGATACTCTTAAAGCACTGCGTACAGATGGTTCAAGTGCAAATATTGTGATTCTAACAGTGTCCGATAGCCCTGCCGATATTGAAGCAATCGTAAAAGCGGGTGCTGACGGCTACCTTCTAAAAGATACTGAGCCAGATGAATTGATCGACCTGTTGAAAAAAGCGCACAGCGGTGATAAAGCTTACAGCAGCGTGGTGGCCAATTATTTAAGTGATGCAGCGAGTCGCGAAGACATTTTTGACCAGCTAACTGAGCGTGAAATGCAGATTCTTCAAGAGGTTGCAAAAGGGTACCGCAACAAGCAGATCGCAGATCATCTGTTTATTTCAGAATCGACCGTTAAGGTACATATGAAGAGCTTGCTTAAAAAGCTGCAAGTGGCTTCAAGAACAGCGGCAACGGTTCTTTACCTAGAACGCTACGGTGAGATGAAGTAA
- the dcuC gene encoding anaerobic C4-dicarboxylate transporter DcuC — translation MLELLIGLVVTIAVGYFIVKGYKAAGVLLTAGIALLLITGLIGHTVLPAKVASTGNMVTDALEFVKYMLQYRGGGLGMQIMLLCGFASYMTHIGANNVVVKQFSKPLSVIKSPYALLVAAYIVACLMSLAVSSATGLGVLLMATLFPMMTAMGISRPAAVAVCASPAAIILSPTSGDVVIAAEKSGLALDVFAVQTVLPVSICAIIVMAAAAFFWNKYLDQKENTPMEKIDVSEIEANAPAFYAALPFLPIIGVFLFNGRTIPGLQLDIYTIVVGSIFVGALVDYVVKKFDGEKTLEDLDSCYQGMAEAFKGVVMLLVAAGVFAQGLMSIGAIDNLIGLAEAAGAGGIALMLILTGLTVAAAIATGSGNAPFYAFVELAPSLAAKMGLNPAFLIIPMLQASNLGRTISPVSGVVVATSGMGKISPFEVVKRTSVPVICGLITVIFGTLVLVPMAA, via the coding sequence ATGTTAGAACTCTTAATTGGATTGGTAGTGACTATTGCCGTAGGCTACTTCATTGTTAAAGGCTATAAGGCAGCGGGCGTACTACTTACAGCTGGTATCGCGTTACTTCTCATCACAGGTCTCATTGGTCATACGGTTTTGCCTGCGAAAGTAGCATCAACAGGTAACATGGTTACCGATGCACTTGAATTTGTTAAATACATGCTTCAGTACCGTGGCGGCGGTCTAGGTATGCAGATCATGCTTCTATGTGGTTTCGCTTCTTACATGACTCACATCGGCGCAAACAATGTCGTTGTTAAGCAGTTCTCTAAACCTCTTTCTGTTATCAAATCACCTTACGCACTGCTTGTTGCGGCCTACATCGTAGCGTGTCTCATGTCTCTTGCGGTAAGTTCTGCGACAGGTCTAGGTGTACTATTGATGGCTACCCTATTCCCAATGATGACGGCAATGGGTATTTCTCGCCCTGCAGCTGTCGCTGTATGTGCTTCTCCTGCTGCAATCATTCTTTCTCCAACATCGGGTGACGTTGTGATTGCTGCAGAAAAGTCGGGCTTAGCTCTAGACGTATTCGCCGTTCAAACCGTTCTACCTGTTTCTATCTGTGCAATCATCGTGATGGCCGCTGCTGCTTTCTTCTGGAACAAATACCTAGACCAGAAAGAAAACACGCCAATGGAAAAGATCGACGTATCTGAAATCGAAGCAAATGCGCCAGCTTTCTACGCAGCTCTACCATTCTTGCCAATCATTGGTGTATTCCTATTCAACGGCCGCACAATCCCTGGCTTACAACTTGATATTTACACTATTGTTGTCGGATCTATTTTTGTGGGCGCATTGGTTGATTACGTGGTTAAGAAGTTCGATGGTGAAAAAACCCTCGAAGATTTAGATTCTTGCTACCAAGGTATGGCAGAAGCGTTTAAAGGCGTGGTAATGCTATTGGTTGCTGCAGGTGTATTTGCACAAGGCCTAATGTCTATTGGTGCAATCGACAACCTGATTGGTCTAGCAGAAGCAGCAGGCGCTGGTGGTATTGCTCTAATGCTTATCCTAACAGGCCTAACGGTCGCAGCTGCAATCGCTACAGGTTCAGGTAATGCTCCTTTCTACGCATTCGTTGAGCTTGCACCTTCATTAGCAGCGAAAATGGGTCTAAACCCTGCGTTCCTAATCATTCCAATGCTTCAAGCATCTAACCTAGGTCGTACTATTTCTCCTGTATCTGGCGTAGTTGTAGCCACCTCAGGTATGGGTAAAATTAGCCCATTTGAAGTAGTAAAACGTACTTCAGTACCAGTAATTTGTGGCCTGATTACTGTTATCTTCGGTACATTGGTATTGGTACCAATGGCGGCATAA
- a CDS encoding winged helix-turn-helix domain-containing protein → MSAEFTINDEIQVDLKEYEIHHPKTGRTFTLGSNEVELLKFFFKNPNQVITRQALIEQVWESKGIYVEDGSLMQTISLCRKALEDKAGLLIVTERGKGYRFSGRVVEGKVEVKLDETPEVAQVEMPEEQPKMTPIKLIPITLVLIMSTVLSYLGFTYFEKVSVSKLVTTSHYLTCRITSDHIKYKELYNVTMYEYEDRNIIIDHTGKSLSFPNEFTGVECE, encoded by the coding sequence ATGTCCGCTGAATTCACTATCAACGATGAAATACAAGTTGATCTAAAAGAGTACGAAATTCACCACCCTAAGACGGGGCGAACCTTCACCTTAGGTTCAAATGAGGTTGAACTACTCAAGTTTTTTTTCAAAAACCCCAACCAAGTAATCACTCGCCAAGCTCTCATTGAGCAAGTTTGGGAATCAAAAGGCATCTATGTAGAAGATGGAAGTTTGATGCAAACCATCTCTCTTTGCCGAAAAGCACTAGAAGATAAAGCAGGACTGTTAATTGTTACTGAACGCGGTAAAGGCTACCGATTTTCAGGACGAGTCGTTGAAGGGAAAGTGGAAGTAAAGCTGGATGAAACCCCGGAGGTTGCTCAAGTAGAAATGCCTGAAGAACAGCCTAAAATGACTCCGATAAAGTTAATCCCAATTACCTTGGTATTAATTATGAGCACCGTTCTATCCTATTTAGGCTTCACCTACTTTGAAAAAGTTTCTGTATCTAAACTCGTGACTACATCACATTATCTAACCTGCAGAATCACAAGCGACCATATTAAATATAAAGAACTTTATAACGTTACTATGTACGAATATGAAGATAGAAACATCATTATTGATCATACAGGTAAATCACTTAGCTTTCCTAATGAGTTTACAGGAGTAGAGTGTGAGTAA
- a CDS encoding alpha/beta fold hydrolase, with product MSIFKKSHLCGLIAIALVGCQSDESTTQEPVSVFVPYNVQELPKPNDGYGYDNDGTISGNGERGALLALHGEEYYQDYNNSYSALDGWGLCAEPILIPLQSINSDKRFPLDSNSLQGNVVLMDDSGKEISTQISADGSNIKIECEASLKPSQLYYVVVTDAVKTEFGEPLQADDSFTDIIYGLASKKENQDLQEQILKAITLYKETDKGTGNPVYAAQFKTQSAYTTLDAMRTNHVYENTSFISPKLTAFQDNDEKYDLYKSTLKLPFYLPFTESREVECRLSEFDPIESCPPLYEWMKTASGGFPTAADPLPEVVETQSITTDIYTPANWDGVSQLPTVVFIHGVTADKSAASLMARDYTEKGYAVVAIDMPYHGERVRYATSIAPSNQDENEISARANKSFFINIDSPLALRSNLQQSVSDFLGLRYALNDAPWVKKDQIHLVGHSLGGIMSVMVSEFSQVSADFHDNSDFSFNTVNFVVPGQGLTNLVLSSQTLGPEMSEAVKKSPDVQRSIAETVIPDACTSESTNQTCIEALREFVAESEENAITVSQLEDDIFDLIVTDLKQGVQMTIDSSDPASFTSRQVKYQQPTLLIEAVGTCGETCEVNKDYVPDSVVPNSAPDNIRTGSDPLIEALGLTLITGTEGNSDKTRGVIRATTGGHGTYLFPYEGTMDESGLPSLPGPKELTYVWSATKTQQIAVASMVITDGHAIEIDKEIHIETEVADHE from the coding sequence TTGTCTATATTTAAAAAATCACACCTTTGTGGATTAATCGCAATCGCACTAGTTGGATGTCAATCTGACGAAAGCACCACACAAGAACCCGTGTCTGTTTTTGTTCCTTACAATGTACAAGAGTTACCTAAGCCAAATGATGGTTATGGTTATGATAATGACGGCACAATCTCAGGCAACGGTGAAAGAGGAGCCTTATTAGCTCTACACGGTGAAGAGTATTATCAAGATTACAACAATTCATACTCAGCTTTAGATGGGTGGGGTTTGTGTGCGGAACCTATTTTAATTCCTTTGCAGAGTATTAATTCTGATAAGCGATTCCCGTTAGATTCGAATAGCCTACAGGGTAACGTGGTATTAATGGATGATTCTGGAAAAGAAATTAGTACCCAAATATCAGCAGATGGAAGCAATATTAAAATAGAGTGTGAAGCAAGCTTAAAACCTAGCCAATTATATTATGTTGTTGTTACGGATGCTGTGAAAACAGAATTTGGTGAGCCGCTTCAAGCCGACGACAGTTTTACAGATATTATTTATGGCCTGGCATCGAAAAAAGAAAATCAAGATCTTCAAGAGCAGATATTAAAAGCCATCACTCTATATAAAGAGACAGATAAAGGTACTGGCAACCCCGTGTATGCAGCACAATTTAAAACCCAAAGTGCATATACCACCCTTGATGCGATGCGAACTAACCATGTGTACGAGAATACGAGTTTTATTTCGCCAAAATTAACAGCATTTCAGGATAATGATGAGAAATACGACCTCTATAAAAGTACTTTGAAGCTACCATTCTACTTGCCTTTCACGGAGTCTAGAGAAGTTGAATGTAGGCTAAGTGAGTTCGATCCTATTGAGTCTTGCCCTCCACTGTACGAATGGATGAAAACCGCGTCGGGTGGTTTTCCTACTGCAGCTGACCCACTACCAGAAGTAGTGGAAACTCAGTCAATCACGACTGATATTTATACTCCAGCGAATTGGGATGGTGTTAGCCAATTACCAACGGTTGTGTTCATCCACGGTGTAACAGCGGATAAATCTGCTGCTTCCTTAATGGCGCGTGACTATACGGAGAAAGGTTACGCTGTAGTTGCTATCGACATGCCATATCACGGAGAACGTGTACGTTACGCAACTAGTATCGCTCCTAGTAATCAAGATGAGAATGAAATTAGTGCAAGAGCGAACAAGTCGTTCTTCATCAATATCGATTCGCCATTGGCATTGCGCTCTAACTTACAACAGTCAGTCTCAGATTTCTTAGGTTTGCGATATGCATTGAACGACGCGCCATGGGTCAAGAAAGACCAAATCCATTTAGTTGGGCACTCTTTAGGCGGGATCATGTCGGTGATGGTAAGTGAATTCAGTCAGGTTAGTGCAGACTTTCATGACAACTCAGACTTTTCCTTTAACACCGTTAACTTTGTTGTCCCAGGGCAAGGGTTAACCAACCTAGTTCTTTCCTCTCAGACTTTAGGCCCAGAGATGTCTGAAGCAGTGAAGAAGTCGCCGGACGTACAGCGCAGCATTGCTGAAACCGTGATTCCTGATGCATGTACTTCAGAATCGACCAATCAAACTTGTATTGAAGCCTTGCGTGAGTTCGTTGCTGAGTCTGAAGAGAACGCGATTACAGTGAGCCAATTAGAAGACGACATCTTCGATCTGATCGTCACTGATCTCAAACAAGGTGTGCAGATGACGATTGACAGTTCAGACCCTGCAAGCTTTACATCGAGACAAGTGAAATACCAACAACCAACACTGTTGATAGAGGCTGTTGGTACATGTGGAGAAACGTGTGAAGTTAATAAAGATTATGTTCCAGATAGCGTCGTACCAAATTCTGCCCCTGACAATATCCGCACAGGTTCTGACCCACTTATTGAAGCGTTAGGTCTGACTCTAATAACGGGAACGGAAGGTAATTCTGATAAAACCCGTGGAGTGATTCGTGCTACCACTGGTGGACATGGAACATACCTCTTCCCTTATGAAGGTACGATGGACGAATCAGGCTTACCAAGCTTACCGGGCCCCAAAGAGCTTACTTATGTGTGGAGTGCAACTAAAACTCAACAAATCGCAGTGGCTTCAATGGTGATAACAGATGGCCATGCTATCGAAATCGACAAGGAAATTCACATCGAAACGGAGGTAGCGGACCATGAATAA